The Pseudomonas extremaustralis genome contains a region encoding:
- a CDS encoding tetratricopeptide repeat protein translates to MVSSSASKNSRLLNPWALAVVGVAVGGLLWATFQREEVFQPDGREPDAVSANYAELLLTAHPDDDALRLQLVDLLIRLGDYPKARKHLDSWPKPVADVQAYYRLELDALETLSSEHPEVPPELVKRLQAIDHRKLSLAQLQALAKLALNLQAPGFAASVFEEIAGRDPSQRSAALKSAAQWYMASGDPARAAQIYLQLKRDSQQPDERHDYARLAFDSLLSSDHGDQAVQVLSDELDALKDPQTDGAWVQQGVDVAIGIKRYDLAERFIEKWRVLQPDNPLALRKDFSLRLGMNDLDGAWRVGEQLVDAFPEEQPLLEQMAHLAEWRGQSATALDYWIRLLRLHESPQVREHAWRLASMQFDFDRSITLLSEIREQRALTDVELDALIYGHESRGTPEQAESWLRDYLRTYPMHRLAWVRLLQNLENTGKYAERIPVYKGFDKRFKLTTVERVDYANAYLKLFDNQGAWNVLQAGGENNTDPSYWATRAAVAWDLELDDELRVSLEKLLQIKGSLNSNDEAQLVASYRTTNPQRALQLLVASWERTHNSQRLVDSLLLAQELEDWDLIAKLLKGVEDNPALYEQAQVLAVRGALAQQQGQPDEAKRLYLQGLALYPDDNLFRERLMWLYVDQGNTTELKPLLTQWKSYARSDQALWLAFASASQMLGRDSESLAWYRMYLKNNQQDWLVQAAYADALYSAGYEDAAQRLRLKLLRSPEAQNLAPSGQRYTTWLRLMSSSYSPRKAQQELLKWKDGSPSMKQLWFERLLARLDATNQEAQKDEWLAWARTQGIKVDRYEQIQEALRSRNKAQVETLLASSDLNPAQRAQALSRLGRSNEALETSLSALGEDQPESVNEQLRRQAVEIHESTPQGALLSYQKQDFGGISFDSPRLEIAHNLGDNWYADLEMEHGNYKGSDVISSRIGDESNAALTLVRSVENGSWKLFADTSQRKDDDRNGLGLSRLWQLDSRHQIETGLDWHRKTDDSGLMRAFGQQDRAWVGGRHGLTARDQLSWEVAQRSFSTRAGDSLGTGQALKLELDHTLEFAGPNWTVRSGVDYQKNSVKDRNLDYLSSRNGGAIKITPQSIDPDTGLPDPLDVQTVTAADLLQSRYGQLYVGTTWRRGIPGALVRTKPQYTWLVDMMAGWQWTDQTFNYGINTGVGFEVLGDDELALTFGYQSAPQGGDGKSGGTLGMSYGVRFGR, encoded by the coding sequence ATGGTCAGCTCGTCTGCCAGTAAAAACAGCCGTCTGCTCAATCCCTGGGCACTGGCGGTGGTGGGTGTCGCCGTGGGTGGCCTGCTGTGGGCGACCTTCCAGCGTGAAGAGGTGTTCCAGCCCGACGGCCGTGAGCCGGATGCGGTCTCGGCCAACTACGCCGAGCTGTTGTTGACGGCGCACCCTGACGATGACGCATTGCGTTTGCAGCTGGTCGATCTGCTGATTCGTCTTGGCGATTATCCGAAGGCGCGCAAGCACTTGGACAGTTGGCCCAAGCCAGTGGCCGACGTGCAGGCGTATTACCGTCTTGAGCTGGACGCATTGGAGACGCTGAGCAGCGAGCATCCAGAAGTGCCGCCTGAATTGGTAAAGCGCCTGCAAGCGATCGATCATCGAAAACTCTCGCTGGCGCAATTGCAGGCCTTGGCCAAGCTGGCGCTGAATCTCCAGGCGCCAGGGTTTGCCGCTTCGGTGTTCGAAGAGATCGCCGGCCGCGATCCGTCGCAGCGCTCGGCGGCCCTCAAATCCGCAGCCCAGTGGTACATGGCCAGCGGCGATCCGGCACGCGCCGCGCAGATCTATCTGCAACTCAAGCGCGACAGTCAGCAGCCGGACGAGCGGCATGACTACGCACGCCTGGCGTTCGATAGCCTGTTGTCTTCCGACCACGGTGATCAGGCCGTGCAGGTGCTCTCCGATGAGTTGGACGCACTCAAGGACCCGCAGACCGATGGGGCCTGGGTCCAACAGGGCGTCGATGTCGCGATCGGTATCAAACGCTACGACCTGGCCGAGCGGTTCATCGAGAAATGGCGGGTGCTGCAGCCTGATAACCCACTGGCATTGCGCAAGGATTTCAGCCTGCGACTAGGCATGAACGATCTGGACGGTGCCTGGCGCGTCGGCGAACAATTGGTCGATGCTTTCCCCGAAGAGCAGCCACTGCTGGAGCAGATGGCCCACCTTGCCGAATGGCGCGGCCAAAGCGCAACGGCGCTGGATTACTGGATACGCTTGCTGCGCCTGCATGAGTCGCCGCAGGTGCGTGAACATGCCTGGCGTTTGGCGAGCATGCAATTCGACTTCGACCGTTCCATCACGCTGCTCTCGGAAATCCGCGAGCAGCGCGCGCTGACCGACGTCGAGCTCGATGCGTTGATCTACGGTCACGAATCCCGCGGTACGCCCGAACAGGCCGAGAGCTGGTTGCGCGACTACCTGCGCACCTATCCGATGCATCGCCTGGCGTGGGTGCGGTTGCTGCAGAACCTGGAAAACACCGGCAAATACGCGGAGCGTATTCCGGTGTACAAGGGCTTTGACAAGCGTTTCAAGCTCACCACCGTCGAGCGGGTCGACTATGCCAACGCCTACCTGAAACTGTTCGATAACCAAGGTGCGTGGAACGTGTTGCAAGCCGGTGGCGAAAACAACACCGACCCGAGCTACTGGGCCACTCGCGCCGCCGTGGCCTGGGACCTGGAACTCGATGACGAGTTGCGCGTGTCCCTGGAAAAACTGCTGCAAATCAAAGGCTCGCTCAATAGCAACGACGAAGCTCAGTTGGTCGCCAGTTATCGCACCACCAACCCGCAGCGCGCCCTGCAATTGCTGGTCGCCAGTTGGGAGCGCACGCACAACTCCCAGCGCCTGGTGGATTCGTTGTTGCTCGCCCAGGAATTGGAAGATTGGGACCTGATCGCGAAATTGCTCAAAGGCGTCGAGGATAACCCGGCCCTTTACGAGCAGGCGCAAGTGCTGGCGGTACGCGGCGCGTTGGCCCAGCAGCAGGGCCAGCCCGACGAAGCCAAGCGTTTGTACTTGCAAGGCCTGGCGCTGTACCCCGATGACAACCTGTTCCGTGAGCGCCTGATGTGGCTCTATGTGGACCAGGGCAACACCACGGAACTCAAGCCGTTGCTGACCCAGTGGAAAAGCTATGCGCGCAGTGACCAAGCGTTGTGGCTGGCCTTCGCCAGCGCCAGCCAGATGCTCGGCCGTGATAGCGAATCCCTGGCCTGGTACCGGATGTACCTCAAGAACAACCAGCAGGACTGGCTGGTACAAGCTGCCTACGCCGACGCGCTGTACAGCGCCGGTTATGAAGATGCCGCCCAGCGTTTGCGCCTGAAACTGCTGCGCAGCCCTGAAGCGCAGAACCTTGCGCCGTCGGGCCAGCGCTACACCACTTGGCTGCGACTGATGTCCAGCAGCTACTCGCCGCGCAAGGCGCAACAGGAACTGTTGAAGTGGAAGGACGGTTCGCCGTCGATGAAGCAACTGTGGTTCGAACGCCTGCTGGCGCGTCTGGATGCGACCAATCAGGAAGCGCAGAAAGACGAATGGCTGGCTTGGGCTCGCACCCAGGGCATCAAGGTCGATCGCTATGAACAGATCCAGGAAGCCCTGCGCAGCCGCAACAAGGCCCAGGTCGAAACCCTGCTCGCCAGCAGCGACCTGAACCCGGCGCAGCGTGCCCAGGCCCTCAGCCGTCTGGGGCGCAGCAACGAAGCCCTGGAAACCAGTCTGTCCGCGTTGGGCGAAGACCAGCCGGAATCGGTGAATGAACAACTGCGCCGCCAGGCCGTTGAAATTCACGAAAGCACCCCGCAAGGCGCGTTGCTGTCCTATCAGAAGCAAGACTTCGGCGGCATTTCGTTCGACTCGCCGCGCCTGGAAATCGCCCATAACCTGGGTGACAACTGGTACGCCGACCTTGAGATGGAGCACGGTAACTACAAGGGCAGCGATGTCATCTCGTCGAGAATCGGCGACGAGAGCAACGCGGCCCTGACTCTGGTCCGCTCGGTGGAAAACGGCAGTTGGAAACTGTTTGCCGATACCAGCCAGCGCAAGGACGACGACCGCAACGGCTTGGGCTTGTCGCGCCTGTGGCAGTTGGATTCCAGGCACCAGATCGAAACCGGCCTGGACTGGCATCGCAAGACTGACGACAGCGGCCTGATGCGCGCTTTCGGCCAACAGGACCGCGCCTGGGTCGGCGGTCGTCATGGCCTGACCGCGCGGGACCAGTTGAGCTGGGAAGTGGCGCAGCGCTCGTTCTCCACCCGTGCCGGCGACTCGCTCGGTACCGGCCAGGCGTTGAAGCTGGAACTCGACCACACCCTGGAATTCGCCGGGCCCAACTGGACCGTGCGCAGCGGTGTGGATTACCAGAAGAACAGCGTGAAGGACCGGAATCTGGATTACCTGTCCAGTCGTAACGGCGGCGCGATCAAGATCACGCCACAGTCGATAGATCCTGATACCGGCCTGCCTGACCCTCTGGATGTGCAAACCGTGACTGCCGCCGACCTGCTGCAAAGCCGCTACGGCCAACTCTATGTCGGCACCACCTGGCGTCGCGGCATACCGGGTGCGCTGGTGCGCACCAAGCCGCAGTACACCTGGCTGGTGGACATGATGGCGGGCTGGCAGTGGACGGATCAGACCTTCAACTACGGCATCAACACCGGCGTCGGCTTCGAAGTACTGGGTGACGACGAACTGGCCCTCACCTTCGGTTACCAATCTGCGCCACAAGGCGGAGACGGCAAGTCCGGCGGCACACTGGGTATGAGCTACGGCGTGCGTTTCGGGCGCTGA